The Microbacterium sp. KUDC0406 genome includes a window with the following:
- a CDS encoding DUF3073 domain-containing protein, protein MGRGRQKAKHTKIARELKAYSPEVNYSALERELGHPSSDEDQYVDKWADEYADEDEDELEKA, encoded by the coding sequence ATGGGCCGTGGCCGTCAGAAGGCGAAACACACGAAGATCGCTCGCGAACTCAAGGCATACAGTCCTGAGGTCAACTACTCCGCACTGGAGCGTGAACTCGGACATCCCAGTTCCGACGAAGACCAGTACGTCGACAAGTGGGCCGACGAGTACGCCGACGAAGACGAGGACGAGCTCGAGAAAGCCTGA
- a CDS encoding MOSC domain-containing protein, giving the protein MRGADRAGGRPDRRGPRAGVPVRGCRDPELDDDGLHYWPKSKGLALESFPALAALRLRYDHEALRVQMSHDDAVLVEAGLDDDGRAELVETLTEYVLATADGKRLGRPGRLPLALVGDGARSRFQDRPRGYVSVHSTASVAALGDALEMGIDDRRFRSNIVIDGVDAWDELRWSGEVRIGEVRLKTQGPIVRCLATHANPDTGERDAKVLTTLTRRVGQAEPTLGRLLLLQGESGVVSGDVDDLSGRGGVIRVGDEVVVG; this is encoded by the coding sequence GTGCGAGGAGCTGACCGTGCAGGCGGACGGCCGGATCGCCGGGGACCGCGTGCTGGCGTTCCGGTTCGCGGATGCCGCGACCCCGAGCTCGACGACGACGGGCTGCACTACTGGCCGAAGTCGAAGGGGCTCGCGCTGGAGTCGTTCCCCGCCCTGGCCGCGCTGCGGCTGCGCTACGACCACGAGGCGCTGCGCGTGCAGATGAGCCATGACGACGCGGTGCTGGTCGAGGCCGGTCTCGACGATGACGGCCGCGCCGAGCTCGTCGAGACCCTGACCGAGTACGTGCTCGCCACCGCAGACGGCAAGCGGCTCGGCCGCCCGGGCCGGCTGCCGCTCGCGCTGGTCGGTGACGGCGCTCGATCGCGGTTCCAGGACCGACCGCGCGGCTACGTTTCGGTGCACAGCACGGCCAGCGTCGCCGCGCTCGGCGACGCTCTCGAGATGGGCATCGATGACCGGCGATTCCGCTCCAACATCGTGATCGACGGCGTGGATGCCTGGGACGAGCTGCGCTGGAGCGGCGAGGTGCGCATCGGCGAGGTGCGCCTGAAGACTCAGGGGCCGATCGTGCGCTGCCTCGCCACGCATGCGAATCCCGACACCGGCGAGCGCGATGCGAAGGTGCTCACCACGCTCACCAGGCGCGTGGGCCAGGCCGAGCCGACGCTCGGACGCCTGCTGCTGCTGCAGGGCGAGTCCGGCGTGGTCAGCGGCGACGTCGACGACCTCAGCGGCCGCGGCGGGGTGATCCGCGTGGGCGACGAGGTCGTCGTCGGCTGA
- a CDS encoding universal stress protein: MTEPTSTPQGESVPNDALQKAVIVGLQPGQPGHVLDEAVRYAKLLGSPLAVVHVDVSRFVTYEDPDGYVHSAPIDLNVDLGAAEFEEVQKVADAALKDAGITWAARQLVGDPALAIKQLADKLDAQLIVIGTRRRGFGESVREFFTGSVAARLAHRQHRNILVIPQEEESGKENKDLWPEE; encoded by the coding sequence ATGACAGAACCCACCTCCACCCCACAGGGCGAAAGCGTCCCGAACGACGCGCTGCAGAAGGCGGTCATCGTCGGTCTGCAGCCCGGGCAGCCGGGGCATGTGCTGGACGAAGCCGTCCGGTACGCGAAGCTGCTCGGATCACCGCTCGCCGTGGTGCACGTCGACGTCAGCAGGTTCGTCACCTACGAGGACCCCGACGGCTACGTGCACTCCGCCCCCATCGATCTGAACGTCGACCTCGGCGCCGCCGAGTTCGAGGAGGTGCAGAAGGTCGCGGATGCCGCGCTGAAGGATGCCGGCATCACCTGGGCCGCACGGCAGCTCGTCGGCGACCCGGCGCTGGCCATCAAGCAGCTCGCCGACAAGCTCGACGCTCAGCTGATCGTGATCGGAACCCGCAGGCGCGGGTTCGGCGAATCGGTCCGAGAGTTCTTCACCGGTTCGGTGGCCGCGCGCCTCGCGCACCGCCAGCACCGGAACATCCTCGTGATCCCTCAGGAGGAGGAGTCCGGCAAGGAGAACAAGGACCTCTGGCCCGAGGAGTGA
- a CDS encoding carbohydrate ABC transporter permease, whose translation MTTMSAPPQFAHRRDRRDWRGWAFVAPFMVVFALVFLAPLAYALYLSLFRQQLVGGNAFVGLDNYVAALTDPQFWEAFGRVLLFLVVQVPIMLALALGAALAIDSGRLRGAPFFRILVFLPYAVPAVVAVLMWGYIYGDQFGLTANINEVLGFELITPFAREWMLVSIGNIVTWEFVGYNMLIFYSSLKTIPSELYEAAAIDGAGQWRIVSAIKIPAIRGALVIATIFSIIGSFQLFNEPNILRPLAPNVITTFYTPNMYAYTLSFAGQQFNYAATIAIIMGAITAIIAYVVQLRGSRAEVR comes from the coding sequence ATGACGACGATGTCCGCACCGCCGCAGTTCGCGCACCGGCGCGACCGGCGCGACTGGCGAGGGTGGGCCTTCGTCGCGCCCTTCATGGTCGTGTTCGCCCTGGTCTTCCTCGCTCCCCTGGCCTATGCCCTCTATCTGAGCCTGTTCCGCCAGCAGCTCGTCGGCGGCAACGCCTTCGTGGGACTGGACAACTACGTGGCGGCGCTCACCGACCCGCAGTTCTGGGAGGCGTTCGGCCGGGTGCTGCTGTTCCTGGTCGTCCAGGTGCCGATCATGCTGGCGCTCGCCCTCGGCGCGGCGCTGGCGATCGACAGCGGACGACTGCGCGGAGCACCCTTCTTCCGCATCCTGGTGTTCCTGCCCTACGCCGTGCCGGCCGTCGTCGCGGTGCTCATGTGGGGGTACATCTACGGCGACCAGTTCGGCCTCACCGCGAACATCAACGAAGTGCTCGGCTTCGAGCTGATCACCCCGTTCGCCCGGGAATGGATGCTGGTCTCGATCGGCAACATCGTCACCTGGGAGTTCGTCGGCTACAACATGCTGATCTTCTACTCCTCGCTGAAGACGATCCCCTCCGAGCTCTACGAGGCCGCCGCGATCGACGGCGCCGGCCAGTGGCGGATCGTCAGCGCGATCAAGATCCCCGCCATCCGCGGCGCCCTGGTGATCGCGACGATCTTCTCGATCATCGGCAGCTTCCAGCTGTTCAACGAGCCCAACATCCTGCGGCCGCTCGCCCCGAACGTGATCACGACCTTCTACACGCCGAACATGTACGCGTACACCCTGTCCTTCGCCGGCCAGCAGTTCAACTACGCCGCCACGATCGCCATCATCATGGGCGCGATCACGGCGATCATCGCCTACGTCGTGCAGCTGCGCGGCTCGCGGGCGGAGGTGCGCTGA
- a CDS encoding XRE family transcriptional regulator, with translation MKVDVGAAPGLVRTAREDAGLTQRALAEAVGLRQSNIAAIEAGTRPVSREMLERILIAAGYRPSLSLAAHVDALKALGAELGIANIRVFGSVARGEDRHSSDIDLLVDLQPSSIPFRLGVFAGESEEMLGFGVDVVVDRGERPGLAHIRETAVPL, from the coding sequence ATGAAGGTGGACGTCGGTGCAGCTCCGGGTCTCGTGCGCACAGCACGAGAGGATGCCGGTCTGACGCAGCGCGCCCTCGCCGAGGCCGTCGGGCTGCGTCAGTCGAACATCGCCGCGATCGAGGCCGGCACCAGGCCGGTGTCCCGCGAGATGCTGGAACGCATCCTGATCGCAGCCGGTTATCGGCCCTCACTGTCTCTCGCCGCGCACGTCGACGCATTGAAAGCACTGGGCGCGGAACTCGGCATCGCCAACATACGCGTCTTCGGCTCGGTCGCGCGCGGCGAGGACCGTCACTCCTCCGACATCGATCTGCTCGTCGATCTGCAGCCCAGCAGCATCCCGTTCCGGCTCGGGGTATTCGCCGGCGAATCCGAGGAGATGCTCGGCTTCGGAGTCGACGTGGTCGTCGACCGAGGGGAGCGGCCGGGGCTCGCGCACATCCGTGAGACGGCGGTTCCGCTGTGA
- a CDS encoding LacI family DNA-binding transcriptional regulator: MASHSSHPRRGPSLEDVAREAGVSGQTVSRVVNGRGYVGAATREKVTAAMASLGYRPNSAARALRSGRFRTLGVIVFTLATYGNHRTLDAIAVRAAQAGYSLTLIPVDRTNQSTVRGAFSRLAEHAVDGIIILIEAHELDGSEIDIPAGMPIVVIDSNKRYEHPFVDIDQAQGARQITEHLLGLGHETVHHIAGPPESYAAERRREAWRSTLSAQGRAPADPQVGDWSARSGYEAGCVLRRDPAVTAVFAANDEMAIGAMRAFHEAGIALPGRVSVAGFDDVPDAAYVWPPLTTVRQPFEQVGQRAVDALLTELDGGDPVDQVLIGTELVIRGSTGAPGA; this comes from the coding sequence GTGGCATCCCACTCCTCGCATCCTCGTCGCGGGCCCTCGCTGGAGGACGTCGCGCGTGAGGCAGGAGTCTCCGGACAGACCGTGTCGCGTGTGGTGAACGGTCGCGGCTACGTCGGCGCCGCCACTCGCGAGAAGGTCACCGCTGCGATGGCGAGCCTCGGCTACCGGCCGAACTCCGCGGCCCGAGCGCTGCGCTCCGGCCGCTTCCGCACCCTCGGGGTCATCGTGTTCACGCTCGCCACCTACGGCAACCACCGCACCCTCGACGCGATCGCGGTCCGCGCGGCGCAGGCCGGCTACTCGCTGACCCTCATCCCGGTGGATCGCACCAACCAGTCCACGGTGCGAGGGGCGTTCAGCCGGCTGGCGGAGCACGCGGTCGACGGCATCATCATCCTCATCGAGGCGCACGAGCTGGACGGCTCAGAGATCGACATCCCCGCCGGAATGCCGATCGTCGTGATCGACTCGAACAAGCGGTACGAGCATCCCTTCGTCGACATCGACCAGGCGCAGGGTGCGAGACAGATCACCGAGCACCTGCTGGGGCTCGGACATGAGACTGTGCACCACATCGCCGGTCCGCCGGAGTCATATGCCGCCGAGCGCCGCAGGGAGGCGTGGCGATCGACGCTCTCGGCACAGGGGCGAGCGCCGGCGGACCCGCAGGTCGGCGACTGGTCCGCGCGTTCCGGCTACGAGGCCGGCTGCGTCCTCCGGCGCGACCCGGCTGTGACGGCCGTGTTCGCGGCGAACGACGAGATGGCGATCGGCGCCATGCGTGCGTTCCATGAGGCCGGCATCGCCCTGCCGGGCCGCGTCAGCGTCGCCGGCTTCGACGACGTTCCGGATGCGGCATACGTGTGGCCGCCGCTGACGACCGTCCGGCAGCCCTTCGAACAGGTCGGGCAGCGCGCCGTCGACGCACTGCTCACCGAACTGGACGGTGGAGACCCGGTCGATCAGGTGCTCATCGGCACCGAACTCGTGATCAGGGGCAGCACCGGAGCGCCCGGGGCCTGA
- a CDS encoding glycoside hydrolase family 35 protein, which produces MTTFSIGETDFRRDGAPHRVLSGAVHYFRVHPDQWADRIRKARLMGLNTVETYVAWNAHEPVRGEWDATGANDLGRFLDLIAAEGMDAIVRPGPYICAEWHNGGLPVWLPHTGLRSSDAAYLDEVRTYLRRVYEIVAPRQIDRGGPVSLVQIENEYGAYGADKEYLRELVRATRDAGITVPLTTVDQPIGKMLTDGSLDELHRTGSFGSRVPERLAALRAAQPTGPLMCSEFWDGWFDWWGGAHHATDAATAASALDELLAAGASVNVYMFHGGTNFGATGGANHKGRYLPLVTSYDYDAPLDESGGLTPKFHAFREVIAKYATVPPLDLADAGPAPAFDVSLVARGSWAAGAGAAAHDEPPTFDALGVLTPMVRYDAPLHGRGGLLVFGEVRDLAWVRVDGVPVGRLSRTLGERSLAIPTGETVSVLVEEQGRVNYGRLLGEAKGLIAPATLDGAVLTGWTATPVEVSADTATAPVRSGAPTVFDGSFSLDRSADLFLDTTAWGKGFAFVNGFPLGRYWRSGPQRTLYVPAPVTSAGENTVTVLEIEHVISPVASFLASAVLGPIEE; this is translated from the coding sequence GTGACCACCTTCTCGATCGGCGAGACCGACTTCCGGCGCGACGGCGCACCCCACCGCGTACTCTCGGGTGCGGTCCACTACTTCCGGGTGCACCCGGATCAGTGGGCGGACCGCATCCGCAAGGCGCGGCTGATGGGGCTGAACACCGTCGAGACCTACGTGGCGTGGAACGCGCACGAGCCCGTCAGGGGCGAGTGGGATGCCACCGGTGCGAACGACCTGGGCCGGTTCCTCGACCTCATCGCTGCGGAGGGCATGGACGCCATCGTGCGGCCCGGCCCGTACATCTGCGCGGAGTGGCACAACGGCGGCCTGCCGGTCTGGCTGCCGCACACCGGGCTGCGCTCCTCCGATGCGGCGTACCTCGACGAGGTGCGAACCTACCTGCGGCGCGTGTACGAGATCGTCGCGCCGCGGCAGATCGATCGCGGCGGACCGGTCAGCCTCGTGCAGATCGAGAACGAGTACGGCGCCTACGGCGCCGACAAGGAGTACCTGCGCGAGCTGGTGCGCGCGACGAGGGATGCCGGGATCACGGTGCCCCTCACGACCGTCGATCAGCCGATCGGGAAGATGCTCACCGACGGCTCTCTGGACGAGTTGCACCGCACCGGCTCGTTCGGCTCCCGCGTTCCGGAGCGGCTGGCCGCACTGCGCGCGGCGCAGCCCACGGGGCCGCTGATGTGCTCGGAGTTCTGGGACGGCTGGTTCGACTGGTGGGGCGGTGCGCACCACGCGACGGATGCCGCGACTGCCGCATCCGCTCTCGACGAACTGCTGGCAGCGGGGGCCTCGGTCAACGTGTACATGTTCCACGGCGGCACGAACTTCGGCGCCACAGGCGGCGCCAACCACAAGGGGCGGTATCTGCCGCTGGTGACGTCGTACGACTACGACGCCCCGCTCGACGAGTCCGGCGGGCTGACGCCGAAGTTCCACGCCTTCCGCGAAGTCATCGCGAAGTATGCGACTGTGCCGCCGCTCGATCTGGCTGATGCTGGGCCCGCTCCGGCGTTCGACGTGTCACTGGTGGCGCGAGGATCGTGGGCCGCCGGGGCCGGGGCCGCCGCACACGACGAGCCGCCGACGTTCGACGCGCTGGGAGTGCTCACTCCGATGGTTCGGTACGACGCACCCCTGCACGGCCGCGGCGGACTGCTCGTCTTCGGCGAGGTGCGCGACCTCGCCTGGGTCCGTGTCGACGGTGTCCCCGTCGGGCGCTTGTCGCGCACGCTCGGCGAGCGGTCGCTGGCGATTCCGACGGGTGAGACCGTGAGCGTGCTCGTCGAGGAGCAGGGCAGGGTCAATTACGGCCGCCTGCTCGGCGAGGCGAAGGGCCTCATCGCCCCCGCGACGCTCGACGGGGCTGTGCTGACGGGATGGACGGCGACCCCTGTGGAGGTCTCGGCGGACACCGCGACCGCGCCGGTCCGCTCGGGCGCTCCGACGGTCTTCGACGGCTCGTTCTCGCTGGATCGGTCCGCCGACCTGTTCCTCGACACGACCGCCTGGGGCAAGGGGTTCGCGTTCGTGAACGGATTCCCGCTCGGCCGTTACTGGCGCAGCGGACCGCAGCGCACGCTGTACGTGCCCGCACCGGTGACCAGTGCAGGCGAGAACACGGTGACCGTGCTCGAGATCGAGCATGTGATCAGCCCCGTGGCATCCTTCCTCGCATCCGCTGTGCTCGGTCCTATCGAGGAGTGA
- a CDS encoding antitoxin — MSRRPSPRDLLSDELDKISSRIRHTTADGRDAFFDGSASYDHAVVAIVRLAALFEDGARYGELLSAATPRERIGIAHTRNIAAHRGYAAMDDELFWQTVTVDMPAFIAKLRDENGL, encoded by the coding sequence GTGAGCCGGCGGCCGAGCCCACGGGATCTGCTCTCTGACGAGCTTGACAAGATCTCCTCGCGCATCCGCCACACAACTGCAGACGGGCGGGACGCGTTCTTCGACGGCTCGGCTTCCTACGATCATGCGGTTGTGGCGATCGTCCGGCTGGCCGCGCTGTTCGAAGACGGTGCGCGCTACGGAGAACTGCTCTCGGCGGCCACACCCCGTGAGCGGATCGGCATCGCGCACACCCGCAACATCGCGGCGCATCGGGGATACGCAGCCATGGACGACGAACTTTTCTGGCAGACCGTGACCGTCGACATGCCCGCATTCATCGCGAAGCTGCGTGACGAAAACGGACTGTAG
- a CDS encoding RNA polymerase sigma factor: protein MTDRTLVAAFRHGDADAFQTLFHRHVPAVHALIRSRLADPDDVDEVLQEVFTLAWERLDVRRMPGRSALPWMLSIAQERVASANLARTAAQPASVPAGTPGTDTDPVANDDLTATLEAAVARLGAVDREIIGQCLTHGLTYRQAVRRARPNCGMLRDWLTRLRGGTAALRGTAMAEVEEYYAAQFEEIRKRISVKDAVRRRQARITTLAGSTLAAVLLTGGALAVVQATDTEKSGSVCYQAADTSSAFSDVADAPTDGIIGPLPGMTERVTAAEAQCGAAWRAGVFSLTGPKDGGDYRVPELFTCVLADGRLGVFPADGETDCLTLRLAQP from the coding sequence GTGACCGATCGCACCCTGGTGGCGGCGTTCCGTCATGGCGACGCGGATGCCTTCCAGACCCTGTTCCACCGCCATGTGCCGGCGGTGCACGCGCTCATCCGCTCCCGTCTCGCCGACCCGGACGACGTCGACGAGGTGCTGCAGGAGGTGTTCACCCTCGCCTGGGAACGGCTCGACGTGCGCCGTATGCCGGGGCGCTCGGCGCTGCCGTGGATGCTGTCGATCGCCCAGGAGCGGGTCGCGAGCGCGAACCTCGCCAGGACCGCCGCACAGCCCGCCTCCGTGCCGGCGGGAACTCCGGGCACCGACACCGACCCTGTTGCGAATGACGACCTGACCGCTACGCTCGAAGCCGCGGTCGCCCGCCTCGGCGCGGTCGACCGGGAGATCATCGGCCAGTGCCTCACGCACGGGCTCACATACAGGCAGGCCGTGCGGAGGGCGCGGCCGAACTGCGGCATGCTCCGTGACTGGCTGACTCGCCTGCGCGGAGGGACTGCCGCGCTGAGGGGGACGGCGATGGCTGAGGTCGAGGAGTACTACGCGGCTCAGTTCGAAGAGATCCGCAAACGGATCTCTGTCAAGGATGCGGTGCGCCGCAGGCAGGCGCGCATCACGACCCTCGCCGGCAGCACCCTCGCCGCGGTGCTGCTCACCGGCGGAGCCCTCGCCGTCGTGCAGGCCACCGACACCGAGAAGTCCGGCTCGGTCTGCTATCAGGCCGCGGACACGTCCTCGGCGTTCTCCGACGTCGCCGACGCTCCCACGGACGGCATCATCGGCCCGCTGCCCGGCATGACCGAGCGCGTCACCGCCGCCGAGGCGCAGTGCGGCGCCGCCTGGCGGGCCGGCGTGTTCAGCCTGACCGGCCCGAAGGACGGCGGCGACTACCGCGTGCCCGAGCTGTTCACCTGCGTACTCGCAGACGGCCGGCTCGGCGTGTTCCCCGCGGACGGCGAGACGGACTGCCTGACCCTGCGACTCGCCCAGCCCTGA
- a CDS encoding ABC transporter substrate-binding protein, which yields MTHLTSRARRIGAVAAVGTVAALVLAGCGGGADTGGDSPAASGSLDSIKAALEKGGEITYWSWTPSAEAQVAAFEKAYPNVKVKLANVGTGNDEYTKLQNAIKAGSGAPDVVQVEYYAFPQFTLTDSLADLSVYGFGDLEEDYTASTWNSVTSGDKVFGLPQDSGPMALFYNKNVFDAAGVEIPTTWDEYYEAAKKIHAADPKAYITNDAGDAGFATSMIWQAGGKPFTAEGTDVTIDLQDAGSKKWADNWNRLVGEGLVAPYGSWSDEWFQGLGNGKLASLVIGAWMPGNLMSGAPDASGDWRVAPMPSYDGQPASAENGGGGQAVTKQSENPELAAGFLWWLNNSDESIEIFLKSGGFPSTNAQLSDPEFLGDTPEYFGGQEINKVLADAAKNVVPGWQYLPYQVYANSIFGDTVGQAYQSRSDLNEGLSAWQDALVQYGNDQGFSVNK from the coding sequence ATGACGCACCTCACCTCCCGCGCTCGGCGCATCGGCGCCGTCGCCGCGGTCGGCACCGTGGCCGCCCTCGTGCTCGCCGGCTGCGGTGGCGGAGCCGACACCGGCGGCGACAGCCCGGCGGCATCCGGCTCGCTCGACTCGATCAAGGCAGCCCTCGAGAAGGGCGGCGAGATCACCTACTGGTCGTGGACCCCGTCTGCCGAGGCCCAGGTCGCCGCCTTCGAGAAGGCCTACCCGAACGTCAAGGTCAAGCTCGCCAACGTCGGCACCGGCAACGACGAGTACACCAAGCTGCAGAACGCGATCAAGGCGGGTTCCGGTGCACCGGACGTCGTGCAGGTCGAGTACTACGCCTTCCCGCAGTTCACGCTGACCGACTCGCTCGCCGACCTGTCGGTGTACGGCTTCGGCGACCTGGAGGAGGACTACACGGCATCCACCTGGAACTCCGTCACCAGCGGCGACAAGGTCTTCGGTCTGCCGCAGGACTCGGGTCCGATGGCACTGTTCTACAACAAGAACGTCTTCGATGCCGCCGGCGTCGAGATCCCGACCACCTGGGACGAGTACTACGAGGCGGCGAAGAAGATCCACGCCGCCGACCCGAAGGCGTACATCACGAACGACGCCGGCGACGCCGGCTTCGCGACCTCGATGATCTGGCAGGCGGGCGGAAAGCCGTTCACCGCCGAGGGCACCGACGTCACGATCGACCTGCAGGATGCCGGCAGCAAGAAGTGGGCCGACAACTGGAACCGCCTCGTCGGCGAGGGCCTGGTCGCCCCGTACGGCAGCTGGAGCGATGAGTGGTTCCAGGGTCTCGGCAACGGCAAGCTCGCCTCGCTCGTGATCGGTGCGTGGATGCCGGGCAACCTGATGTCCGGTGCTCCTGATGCCTCCGGTGACTGGCGCGTCGCGCCGATGCCGAGCTACGACGGCCAGCCCGCCAGCGCCGAGAACGGCGGCGGCGGCCAGGCGGTCACCAAGCAGAGTGAGAACCCCGAGCTCGCGGCGGGTTTCCTGTGGTGGCTGAACAACAGCGACGAGAGCATCGAGATCTTCCTGAAGAGCGGCGGCTTCCCGTCGACGAACGCGCAGCTGAGCGACCCGGAGTTCCTCGGAGACACCCCGGAGTACTTCGGCGGCCAGGAGATCAACAAGGTGCTGGCGGATGCTGCGAAGAACGTGGTGCCCGGATGGCAGTACCTGCCGTACCAGGTGTACGCGAACAGCATCTTCGGCGACACCGTCGGGCAGGCGTACCAGAGCAGGAGCGACCTGAACGAAGGCCTCTCGGCCTGGCAGGACGCACTGGTGCAGTACGGCAACGACCAGGGCTTCTCCGTCAACAAGTGA
- a CDS encoding MFS transporter translates to MTGSLSPSKGRPLWHGRTLAVLGIVLLAFSLRSAVASLSPVVDLIAADFPVPPVVLGLIGAAPPVCYAVFGLATPWLEQRLGLERLTVLASALITAGLVARGFAVDSVTLIAATALVFAGVGAGNILLPPLVKKYFPDRLGLMMTVYSVAMATSTFLPPLVAVPVADAAGWRISLAEWAVFAVASMIPWIVLMLRDKSRVVERAKRDETLQDPGEDVSSPVASLPSRGDQEFESVTGPVAVAPADSRILHRLPRLPLAWAMTFVFGVSASMAYVSFGWLPQVIADVGGVSAAEAGFLLGVFSVMALPCSLVVPGLTVKFAWATPMLLLTSVVTGSIGLLGLVLAPQAFLYGWVVLYGLTGIMFPMSLALLSIRARTHESAVALSGFVQSLGYAFAAVFPILFGVLHGATGGWQVPLLMMVALLVAAVPAGVMIARPMTVEDAWTRRHGKW, encoded by the coding sequence ATGACTGGGTCCCTGAGCCCGTCGAAGGGTCGCCCGCTCTGGCACGGGCGCACCCTCGCGGTGCTCGGCATCGTGCTGCTGGCGTTCTCGCTGCGCTCGGCGGTCGCGTCGCTCTCGCCGGTCGTCGACCTGATCGCGGCGGACTTCCCGGTGCCGCCGGTCGTGCTCGGTCTCATCGGCGCGGCTCCGCCGGTCTGCTACGCCGTGTTCGGCCTGGCGACGCCCTGGCTGGAGCAGCGGCTCGGGCTCGAGCGGCTGACGGTCCTCGCGTCGGCGCTCATCACCGCGGGACTCGTGGCGCGCGGCTTCGCGGTCGACTCGGTCACCCTGATCGCGGCGACGGCGCTGGTGTTCGCAGGCGTCGGCGCCGGCAACATCCTGCTGCCGCCGCTGGTGAAGAAGTACTTCCCCGACCGGCTCGGCCTGATGATGACCGTGTACTCGGTGGCGATGGCGACCTCGACGTTCCTGCCGCCTCTGGTCGCCGTGCCGGTGGCGGATGCAGCGGGCTGGCGCATCTCGCTCGCGGAGTGGGCGGTGTTCGCGGTGGCGTCGATGATCCCGTGGATCGTGCTGATGCTGCGGGACAAGTCCCGGGTCGTTGAGCGAGCGAAGCGAGACGAAACGCTCCAGGACCCAGGCGAAGACGTTTCGTCTCCGGTCGCTTCGCTCCCTTCGCGGGGCGACCAAGAATTCGAGTCCGTCACCGGCCCCGTCGCCGTCGCGCCAGCCGATTCCCGCATCCTGCATCGTCTGCCGCGGCTGCCGCTCGCGTGGGCGATGACGTTCGTGTTCGGCGTCTCGGCGTCGATGGCGTACGTGTCGTTCGGATGGCTGCCGCAGGTGATCGCGGATGTCGGCGGCGTGTCCGCCGCGGAGGCGGGCTTCCTGCTCGGCGTGTTCTCGGTGATGGCGCTGCCGTGCTCGCTCGTGGTCCCCGGACTCACCGTGAAGTTCGCCTGGGCGACGCCGATGCTGCTGCTCACCTCGGTGGTGACCGGATCGATCGGCCTGCTCGGCCTGGTGCTCGCGCCGCAGGCGTTCCTGTACGGCTGGGTCGTGCTGTACGGCCTGACCGGCATCATGTTCCCGATGAGCCTGGCGCTGCTCAGCATCCGCGCCCGCACGCACGAGAGCGCGGTCGCGCTGAGCGGATTCGTGCAGAGTCTCGGCTACGCCTTCGCCGCGGTCTTCCCGATCCTGTTCGGCGTGCTGCACGGCGCGACCGGCGGATGGCAGGTTCCGCTGCTGATGATGGTCGCGCTGCTCGTGGCCGCTGTGCCGGCGGGCGTCATGATCGCACGTCCGATGACGGTCGAGGATGCGTGGACGCGCCGCCACGGGAAGTGGTGA
- a CDS encoding carbohydrate ABC transporter permease, producing the protein MAIATSTSPRRSKTLLIVMVVYAIYTIVPLAWLLFSSTKTQAGLFSSFGLWFAGDNAFWDNLVQTLTYRDGIFVRWLGNTLLYVVLGAGGATLLATLAGYGLAKYRFPGRRAVFAIVLGAVAVPGTALAVPTFLLFSEMGLTNTPWAVIIPSLISPFGLYLIWTFASDAVPAELLEAARIDGAGEFRTFFTISLRLLVPGIVTVVLFTVVATWNNYFLPLIMLSEPDWYPLTVGLTQWSAQAIGAGSQPIYNLVIMGSLLTIIPIVVAFLLLQRFWQSGLAAGSVKQ; encoded by the coding sequence ATGGCCATCGCGACCTCGACCAGCCCCCGCCGCTCGAAGACCCTGCTGATCGTCATGGTCGTCTACGCGATCTACACGATCGTGCCGCTGGCCTGGCTGCTGTTCAGCTCGACGAAGACCCAGGCGGGGCTGTTCAGCTCGTTCGGCCTCTGGTTCGCCGGCGACAACGCCTTCTGGGACAACCTGGTGCAGACCCTCACCTACCGCGACGGCATCTTCGTGCGCTGGCTGGGCAACACTCTGCTCTACGTCGTGCTCGGCGCCGGCGGCGCGACCCTGCTCGCCACGCTCGCCGGCTACGGCCTGGCGAAGTACCGGTTTCCCGGCCGTCGCGCCGTGTTCGCGATCGTGCTCGGCGCCGTCGCGGTTCCCGGCACCGCGCTCGCCGTCCCCACCTTCCTGCTGTTCAGCGAGATGGGGCTGACGAACACCCCCTGGGCGGTCATCATCCCCTCGCTGATCAGTCCGTTCGGCCTCTATCTGATCTGGACGTTCGCGTCGGATGCCGTCCCCGCCGAGCTCCTCGAGGCGGCGCGCATCGACGGCGCCGGCGAGTTCCGCACCTTCTTCACGATCTCGCTGCGCCTGCTGGTGCCGGGCATCGTGACGGTCGTGCTGTTCACGGTCGTCGCCACCTGGAACAACTACTTCCTGCCCCTGATCATGCTCTCCGAGCCCGACTGGTACCCACTCACCGTGGGACTGACCCAGTGGAGCGCACAGGCGATCGGCGCAGGCTCGCAGCCCATCTACAACCTCGTGATCATGGGGTCGCTCCTCACGATCATCCCCATCGTCGTCGCGTTCCTGCTGCTGCAGCGGTTCTGGCAGTCCGGCCTCGCCGCAGGCAGCGTCAAGCAGTGA